A window of Leclercia adecarboxylata contains these coding sequences:
- the murJ gene encoding murein biosynthesis integral membrane protein MurJ, whose product MNLLKSLAAVSSMTMFSRVLGFARDAIVARVFGAGMATDAFFVAFKLPNLLRRIFAEGAFSQAFVPILAEYKSKQGEDATRVFVAYVSGLLTLALAIVTVIGMLAAPWVIMVTAPGFADTADKFALTSQLLRITFPYILLISLASLVGAILNTWNRFSVPAFAPTFLNVSMIGFALFAAPHFHPPVLALAWAVTVGGVLQLAYQLPHLKKIGMLVLPRINLRDAGAMRVVKQMGPAILGVSVSQISLIINTIFASFLVSGSVSWMYYADRLMEFPSGVLGVALGTILLPSLSRSFASGNHDEYCRLMDWGLRLCFLLALPSAVALGILAKPLTVSLFQYGKFTAFDAAMTQRALVAYSVGLMGLIVVKVLAPGFYSRQDIKTPVKIAIVTLIMTQIMNLAFIGPLKHAGLSLSIGLAACLNAGLLYWQLRKQQIFTPQPGWSSFLLRLVIAVLVMAAALVGMLYVMPEWSLGTMPYRLLRLMAVVLVGVVAYFATLAVLGFKVKEFARRTA is encoded by the coding sequence ATGAACCTATTAAAATCGCTGGCCGCCGTCAGCTCGATGACCATGTTTTCGCGCGTGCTGGGTTTTGCGCGCGACGCCATTGTGGCGCGGGTCTTTGGCGCAGGGATGGCGACTGACGCCTTTTTTGTTGCTTTTAAACTGCCCAACCTGCTGCGCCGAATTTTTGCCGAAGGCGCGTTTTCGCAGGCCTTTGTGCCGATCCTGGCGGAATACAAAAGCAAGCAGGGCGAAGACGCCACCAGAGTGTTTGTCGCCTATGTGTCGGGACTGCTGACCCTCGCGCTGGCGATCGTCACGGTGATCGGGATGCTGGCAGCGCCCTGGGTGATCATGGTCACCGCGCCAGGGTTTGCCGATACCGCCGACAAGTTTGCCCTGACCTCGCAGCTGCTGCGTATCACCTTTCCTTATATTCTGCTGATCTCGCTGGCGTCGCTGGTCGGGGCCATCCTCAATACCTGGAACCGTTTTTCGGTCCCGGCGTTTGCGCCAACGTTTCTGAACGTCAGCATGATCGGCTTTGCGCTCTTTGCCGCCCCGCACTTCCATCCGCCGGTACTGGCGCTGGCCTGGGCGGTGACGGTGGGGGGCGTGCTGCAGCTGGCGTATCAGCTGCCGCACCTGAAGAAGATCGGCATGCTGGTGCTGCCGCGCATTAACCTGCGCGATGCCGGGGCGATGCGGGTGGTTAAGCAGATGGGGCCCGCGATCCTCGGCGTCTCGGTAAGCCAGATTTCGCTGATCATCAATACCATTTTTGCCTCGTTCCTTGTCTCCGGGTCGGTCTCGTGGATGTACTACGCTGACCGCCTGATGGAGTTCCCGTCCGGGGTGCTGGGCGTGGCGCTGGGCACTATTTTGCTGCCTTCGCTCTCCCGCAGTTTCGCCAGCGGCAACCACGATGAGTACTGTCGCCTGATGGACTGGGGATTACGCCTTTGCTTCCTGCTGGCGCTGCCAAGCGCGGTGGCGCTGGGGATCCTTGCGAAACCGCTCACCGTCTCCCTGTTCCAGTACGGTAAATTTACCGCTTTTGATGCCGCCATGACCCAGCGGGCGCTGGTCGCCTACTCGGTGGGGCTGATGGGACTTATCGTGGTGAAAGTGCTGGCGCCGGGCTTCTACTCGCGTCAGGACATCAAGACACCGGTGAAAATCGCCATCGTGACGCTGATCATGACCCAGATAATGAACCTGGCTTTTATCGGCCCGCTGAAGCATGCCGGTCTGTCGTTGTCCATCGGTCTGGCGGCCTGTCTCAATGCCGGGCTGCTCTACTGGCAGCTGCGCAAACAGCAGATCTTTACCCCGCAGCCGGGCTGGTCGAGCTTCCTGTTGCGTCTGGTCATTGCCGTGCTGGTCATGGCGGCGGCGCTGGTGGGGATGCTGTACGTCATGCCGGAGTGGTCGCTGGGCACCATGCCATATCGTCTCCTGCGCCTGATGGCCGTGGTGCTGGTGGGTGTGGTGGCTTACTTCGCCACGCTGGCGGTGCTGGGCTTTAAGGTCAAAGAGTTCGCCCGCCGTACGGCATAA
- the flgD gene encoding flagellar hook assembly protein FlgD, with protein MSIAVNVNDRSATTGVSGATGSSSLTGSNASDLQSSFLTLLVAQLKNQDPTNPMQNNELTTQLAQISTVSGIEKLNTTLGSISGQIDSSQSMQASTLIGHGVMIPGSTVLAGSSTTDGTSTTSTTPFGVELQQSADKVTATITDKNGAVVRTIDIGELKAGVHTFTWDGTMTDGSSAPNGSYNVAISASSGSTQLVAQPLQFAMVQGVIRSSSGNTLDLGTYGTTTLDEVRQII; from the coding sequence ATGTCCATTGCCGTTAATGTAAATGACAGGTCGGCGACCACGGGCGTTTCCGGCGCCACGGGCAGCAGCTCCCTGACCGGAAGTAATGCTTCCGATCTGCAGAGCAGCTTCCTGACGCTGCTGGTCGCGCAGCTGAAAAACCAGGATCCAACCAACCCGATGCAGAACAACGAACTGACCACGCAGCTTGCGCAGATCAGTACGGTGAGCGGCATCGAGAAGCTCAACACCACCCTGGGTTCCATTTCCGGGCAGATCGACAGCAGCCAGTCGATGCAGGCCAGCACCCTGATTGGTCATGGCGTGATGATCCCAGGCTCCACCGTTCTGGCGGGCAGCAGCACCACCGACGGCACCAGCACCACTTCCACCACGCCGTTTGGCGTTGAGCTGCAGCAGAGCGCCGACAAAGTGACCGCCACCATCACCGATAAAAACGGTGCGGTGGTTCGCACCATTGATATCGGCGAACTGAAAGCCGGGGTTCACACCTTTACCTGGGATGGCACGATGACCGATGGCAGCAGTGCGCCAAACGGCTCTTATAACGTTGCCATTTCCGCCAGCAGTGGCAGCACGCAGCTGGTGGCCCAGCCACTGCAGTTCGCGATGGTGCAGGGCGTGATCCGCAGCAGCAGCGGTAACACGCTGGATCTGGGGACTTACGGTACGACTACGCTCGACGAAGTTCGGCAGATTAT
- a CDS encoding Gfo/Idh/MocA family protein has product MTKLRVGVVGLGGIAQKAWLPVLSAASDWTLQGAWSPSRDKALRICESVRMPYFESLQDLARACDAVFVHTSTATHYQVVSELLHAGVHVCVDKPLADNLADAERLIDLAAQKKLTLMVGFNRRFAPLYQQLKSGLVGAASLRMDKHRADSVGPGDLRFTLLDDYLHVVDTALWLAGDDAQLTGGTLQTNEQGAMVYAEHHFSAGTLQVTTSMHRRAGSQREWVQAVTDGALLDVTDMREWREERGAGIVTPAIPGWQSTLEQRGFAGCARHFIECVQNQTVPETSGEQAIRAQRIVEKLWRDAMSE; this is encoded by the coding sequence GTGACAAAATTACGTGTGGGCGTAGTAGGGCTGGGCGGTATTGCCCAGAAAGCCTGGCTGCCGGTACTGAGCGCCGCGTCAGACTGGACGTTGCAGGGCGCCTGGTCGCCGTCGCGGGATAAGGCGCTCAGGATCTGCGAGTCGGTACGCATGCCTTACTTCGAATCGTTGCAGGATCTGGCCCGCGCCTGTGATGCGGTCTTTGTCCACACCTCTACCGCCACCCACTATCAGGTGGTCAGCGAGCTGCTGCATGCCGGGGTGCATGTCTGTGTCGATAAACCCCTGGCGGACAATCTGGCCGACGCCGAGCGGCTGATTGACCTTGCCGCGCAGAAGAAACTGACCCTGATGGTTGGCTTTAACCGTCGCTTTGCGCCGCTCTATCAGCAGCTGAAAAGCGGGCTGGTGGGGGCGGCATCACTGCGGATGGACAAGCATCGCGCCGACAGTGTCGGGCCTGGCGATCTGCGTTTTACCCTGCTCGATGATTATCTGCATGTGGTGGACACTGCACTTTGGCTGGCCGGGGATGACGCCCAGCTGACCGGCGGCACGCTGCAGACCAATGAGCAGGGGGCGATGGTCTATGCCGAGCACCATTTCAGCGCGGGCACGCTGCAGGTGACCACCTCCATGCACCGTCGGGCGGGCAGCCAGCGGGAGTGGGTTCAGGCGGTCACTGACGGCGCGCTGCTGGATGTGACCGACATGCGCGAATGGCGCGAGGAGCGGGGGGCGGGTATTGTCACGCCAGCGATACCGGGCTGGCAAAGCACCCTGGAGCAGCGCGGTTTCGCGGGCTGCGCGCGTCACTTTATCGAATGCGTGCAAAATCAGACGGTTCCTGAAACCTCGGGCGAACAGGCGATCCGCGCCCAGCGCATCGTGGAAAAGCTCTGGCGCGATGCCATGAGTGAATAA
- a CDS encoding YceH family protein gives MKYQLTATEARVIGCLLEKQVTTPEQYPLSVNAVTLACNQKTNREPVMNLAEHEVQEQLDALVKRHYLRTVSGFGNRVTKYEQRFCNSEFGALKLSAAEVAIVATLLLRGAQTPGELRTRAARMHEFADMQEVEQTLEGLAAREDGPFVLRLAREPGKRESRYMHLFSGEVETVVAAVEAVAPATDETLLARVEALENEVEELKQRLDSLLAHLGD, from the coding sequence ATGAAATATCAATTAACCGCCACAGAAGCGCGCGTCATCGGCTGCCTGCTGGAAAAGCAGGTCACCACCCCGGAACAGTATCCGCTCTCGGTGAATGCCGTCACCCTGGCCTGCAACCAGAAAACCAACCGTGAACCGGTGATGAACCTTGCCGAACATGAGGTACAGGAGCAGCTTGATGCGCTCGTCAAACGCCACTACCTGCGCACCGTCAGCGGTTTCGGCAATCGGGTCACCAAATATGAGCAGCGTTTTTGCAACTCTGAGTTTGGTGCCCTGAAGCTGAGCGCCGCAGAAGTGGCCATCGTCGCTACCCTGCTGCTGCGGGGGGCACAGACGCCAGGCGAGCTGCGCACCCGTGCCGCGCGCATGCATGAGTTCGCCGATATGCAGGAAGTGGAGCAGACCCTTGAAGGGCTGGCCGCCCGGGAAGATGGTCCCTTTGTCCTGCGTCTGGCGCGCGAGCCCGGCAAGCGTGAAAGCCGCTATATGCATCTGTTCAGCGGTGAGGTTGAAACCGTTGTCGCTGCGGTGGAAGCCGTGGCGCCGGCGACGGACGAGACCTTACTGGCCCGCGTTGAAGCGCTGGAAAACGAAGTCGAAGAACTCAAGCAGCGCCTCGATTCGCTGCTGGCACATCTGGGGGATTAA
- the flgN gene encoding flagella biosynthesis chaperone FlgN — translation MSRLTEIMDQMTVVLNDLKTVMDAEQQQLSAGNVHGSALQRITEDKSSLLATLDYLEQQRRSEQSARHSANDDVVDRWQTITEKTQHLRDLNQHNGWLLEGQILRNQQALEVLKPHQETGLYGADGQTASSRPGGKKFSI, via the coding sequence ATGAGTCGTCTGACGGAAATAATGGATCAAATGACGGTCGTGCTGAACGACCTGAAAACGGTGATGGACGCCGAACAACAGCAGCTCTCTGCCGGAAATGTTCACGGCAGCGCGCTGCAGCGCATTACAGAAGACAAAAGCTCCCTGCTGGCGACGCTGGACTACCTTGAACAGCAGCGACGCAGCGAGCAATCCGCGCGCCACAGTGCAAATGATGATGTCGTCGATCGCTGGCAAACTATTACTGAAAAAACGCAGCATCTGCGCGATCTGAATCAGCACAACGGGTGGTTACTGGAGGGGCAAATCCTTCGTAACCAGCAGGCGCTTGAGGTACTTAAGCCGCATCAGGAGACGGGACTGTATGGCGCCGATGGCCAGACGGCCAGCTCACGCCCTGGCGGGAAGAAATTTTCGATTTAA
- the rimJ gene encoding ribosomal protein S5-alanine N-acetyltransferase codes for MFGYRSNVPKVRLTTDRLVVRLVHERDAWRLADYYAENRQFLKPWEPVRDESHCYPSGWQARLSMIAEFHKQGSAFYFALLDPDEKEIVGIANFSNVVRGSFHACYLGYSIGQKWQGQGLMFEALTSAIRYMQRTQHMHRIMANYMPHNQRSGDLLARLGFEKEGYAKDYLLIDGEWRDHVLTALTTKEWSAAR; via the coding sequence ATGTTTGGCTATCGCAGTAATGTGCCGAAAGTACGCCTGACGACCGACCGGCTGGTGGTTCGCCTCGTCCATGAGCGTGATGCCTGGCGTCTGGCGGACTACTACGCTGAAAATCGTCAGTTTTTAAAACCCTGGGAACCCGTGCGGGATGAGAGCCATTGCTATCCTTCCGGCTGGCAGGCCCGGCTGAGCATGATTGCCGAGTTTCACAAGCAGGGCTCGGCGTTCTATTTTGCCCTGCTGGATCCCGATGAAAAAGAGATCGTCGGCATCGCCAACTTCTCTAACGTGGTGCGGGGATCCTTTCACGCCTGCTATCTGGGGTACTCCATCGGACAAAAATGGCAGGGGCAGGGCCTGATGTTCGAGGCGCTGACCTCGGCGATCCGCTATATGCAGCGTACCCAACATATGCACCGCATTATGGCCAACTATATGCCGCACAACCAGCGCAGCGGCGACCTGCTGGCGCGCCTCGGATTTGAAAAAGAGGGCTACGCCAAAGACTACCTGCTGATTGACGGCGAATGGCGCGATCATGTCCTGACGGCGCTGACAACCAAAGAGTGGAGCGCGGCGCGCTAA
- the flgM gene encoding flagellar biosynthesis anti-sigma factor FlgM yields MSIDRTSPLKPVSPVQPRELNDTAPAKTRSQKSATANSTSVTLSDAQAKLMQPGSNDINMERVEALKTAIRNGELKMDTSKIADALIQDAQSFLE; encoded by the coding sequence ATGAGCATTGATCGTACATCGCCCCTTAAGCCGGTTAGCCCTGTACAACCGCGCGAGCTGAATGACACTGCCCCTGCAAAGACTCGCTCGCAGAAATCGGCGACCGCCAACAGCACCAGCGTCACGCTGAGCGATGCCCAGGCGAAACTGATGCAGCCTGGCAGTAACGATATCAACATGGAACGTGTTGAAGCGCTGAAAACCGCCATCCGCAATGGCGAGCTGAAAATGGATACCAGTAAAATCGCTGATGCGCTGATCCAGGATGCGCAAAGTTTCTTAGAGTAA
- the flgA gene encoding flagellar basal body P-ring formation chaperone FlgA encodes MALKRGLTATLLLWSTLSQAQDLDAQLTAFFAQRLAGFSDEVSVQVRTPANMRPSCEMPAFSVLGNTRLWGNVSVRAQCGNEKRFIQVAVQATGDYVVASRSIPRGAALQPGSVTLKRGRLDQLPPRAILDINQVQNAVTLRDLVPGQPLQLSMLRQSWRIKAGQRVMVIASGDGFSVNGEGQALNNAAVAQNARVRMTSGQVVSGTVDTDGNILINL; translated from the coding sequence ATGGCACTTAAACGTGGTTTGACCGCAACCCTGCTCCTGTGGAGCACACTCTCACAGGCACAGGATCTCGACGCCCAGCTGACGGCCTTCTTTGCCCAGCGGCTGGCGGGATTCAGCGATGAGGTTTCGGTCCAGGTCCGCACGCCAGCCAACATGCGTCCTTCCTGCGAGATGCCTGCATTCAGCGTCCTCGGCAACACCAGGTTGTGGGGCAACGTCAGCGTCAGGGCACAATGTGGTAATGAAAAACGGTTTATTCAGGTTGCAGTTCAGGCGACGGGCGATTATGTTGTCGCGTCCCGGAGTATCCCCCGGGGCGCCGCCCTGCAGCCGGGGAGCGTGACGCTGAAGCGCGGCAGGCTGGATCAGCTTCCGCCGCGGGCTATTCTGGATATTAACCAGGTGCAAAATGCCGTCACCCTGCGGGATCTGGTGCCGGGGCAGCCGCTGCAGCTGTCGATGCTGCGCCAGTCCTGGCGAATCAAAGCCGGGCAGCGGGTAATGGTGATCGCCAGCGGCGACGGCTTTAGCGTCAACGGTGAAGGCCAGGCACTGAATAACGCAGCGGTTGCGCAGAATGCACGGGTCAGGATGACATCGGGCCAAGTGGTGAGCGGAACGGTCGATACGGATGGGAATATTCTGATTAACCTGTAA
- the flgC gene encoding flagellar basal body rod protein FlgC, with the protein MALLNIFDIAGSALTAQSKRLNVAASNLANADSVAGPDGQPYRAKQVVFQVDAAPGAQTGGVKVANVIESQAPDKLVYEPGNPLADANGYVKMPNVDVVGEMVNTMSASRSYQANVEVLNTVKSMMLKTLTLGQ; encoded by the coding sequence ATGGCTTTGCTCAATATCTTTGATATCGCGGGTTCAGCGCTGACCGCGCAATCCAAACGTCTGAACGTTGCCGCCAGTAACCTGGCGAACGCCGACAGCGTGGCCGGCCCGGACGGGCAACCCTATCGCGCTAAGCAGGTTGTGTTCCAGGTGGATGCTGCACCGGGTGCGCAAACCGGCGGGGTAAAAGTCGCCAATGTGATTGAGAGCCAGGCACCGGACAAACTGGTGTATGAGCCGGGCAATCCGCTGGCTGACGCCAATGGCTACGTCAAGATGCCGAACGTGGATGTGGTCGGCGAGATGGTAAATACCATGTCAGCGTCCCGCAGCTACCAGGCCAACGTAGAAGTGCTGAACACCGTGAAGAGCATGATGCTTAAAACGCTCACTCTGGGCCAGTAA
- the flgB gene encoding flagellar basal body rod protein FlgB: MLDKLDAALRFQQEALNLRAQRQEILAANIANADTPGFQARDIDFSSELKKVMERGRAENSGVALALTSARHIPAETVTTPNIDLLYRVPDQPSLDGNTVDMDRERTQFADNSLKYQMGLTVLGGQIKGMMNVLQGGNQ; the protein is encoded by the coding sequence ATGCTCGATAAACTCGACGCCGCGCTACGTTTTCAGCAGGAAGCGCTCAACTTACGCGCCCAGCGTCAGGAGATTCTGGCCGCCAATATCGCAAACGCTGATACCCCCGGGTTTCAGGCGCGTGATATCGATTTTTCCAGTGAATTAAAGAAAGTGATGGAGCGCGGACGGGCCGAAAATAGCGGTGTCGCCCTCGCGCTGACCTCTGCACGCCACATTCCCGCAGAGACCGTGACCACCCCGAATATCGATTTACTTTATCGCGTTCCCGATCAGCCATCCCTGGACGGCAACACCGTCGACATGGACCGGGAGCGTACCCAGTTCGCCGATAACAGCCTGAAGTACCAGATGGGACTGACCGTTCTCGGCGGGCAGATTAAAGGCATGATGAATGTTCTGCAAGGAGGCAACCAGTAA